From Phycisphaerae bacterium, the proteins below share one genomic window:
- the ispF gene encoding 2-C-methyl-D-erythritol 2,4-cyclodiphosphate synthase — protein MAIVRVGIGTDLHRLAEGGRLILGHVVIEHTQGPVAHSDGDVVLHAMIDALAGAAGLPDIGEMFPDTDPAWRGADSGELLTAALAKVAARGYRVVNVDATIHAQQPKLGPYKIAIRAEVARLLGIPLDAVSIKAKTGEGLDAVGRAEAIACTAVVGLGVAGRNAQEVSSEQ, from the coding sequence TTGGCGATTGTTCGCGTTGGGATCGGCACGGACCTTCATCGGCTGGCCGAGGGTGGTCGGTTGATCCTGGGGCATGTGGTCATCGAGCATACGCAGGGGCCGGTGGCACACAGCGACGGGGACGTGGTCCTGCATGCCATGATTGACGCCTTGGCGGGTGCGGCGGGGCTGCCGGATATTGGGGAGATGTTCCCGGACACGGACCCGGCCTGGCGCGGAGCAGACAGCGGTGAGCTGCTGACTGCGGCGCTGGCGAAGGTGGCCGCGAGGGGTTATCGGGTCGTAAACGTGGACGCGACGATCCACGCCCAACAACCCAAGCTGGGGCCATACAAGATTGCGATCCGAGCGGAGGTGGCCCGGCTGCTGGGGATACCGCTCGATGCGGTGAGCATCAAAGCGAAGACAGGCGAAGGGCTTGATGCCGTCGGCCGCGCGGAGGCGATCGCCTGCACGGCGGTCGTGGGGCTCGGCGTTGCCGGCCGCAACGCGCAGGAAGTGAGCAGTGAGCAGTGA
- the ruvB gene encoding Holliday junction branch migration DNA helicase RuvB, protein MSPALLCRNAGELRRSRQSLHVSVLPAIIRPVARERIISQQSIGCDEDAFNLSLRPQRLDEVIGQRALIEQLRIALEASKARSEPMDHVLLAGPPGLGKTTFAHVIANELGATIRITSGPAISKPGDLMHWLTEMKRGDVLFIDEIHRLSKPVEEFLYSAMEDFRVDFTIDSGISGRTVNIPLKPFTLIGATTRSGLLTGALRDRFGMLFHFDFYQKEDLAEILARSAGKLRVPAEAAALATIAGRSRGTPRVANRLLKRTRDFAQVRAEGRLTPGVVDKALDLQGIDKLGLDDLDRAFLSTLIQVYRGGPAGIEALAATLGQERDTLEDVVEPYLLQIGFVIRTKQGRVATQAGYGHLGTPYAAPGQPVSEAQGQLFDES, encoded by the coding sequence ATGAGCCCCGCGTTGCTTTGTCGCAACGCCGGGGAATTGAGAAGGAGCCGGCAGTCTTTGCATGTGTCCGTCCTGCCGGCTATCATCCGGCCCGTGGCACGCGAACGGATCATATCGCAGCAATCGATCGGATGCGACGAGGATGCGTTCAACTTGTCCCTGCGTCCGCAGCGGCTCGACGAGGTCATCGGGCAGCGGGCGTTGATTGAGCAGCTTCGCATCGCTCTGGAGGCGTCCAAGGCCCGAAGTGAGCCGATGGATCACGTTCTGCTGGCCGGTCCGCCGGGCTTGGGCAAGACCACGTTCGCCCATGTCATCGCCAATGAACTCGGGGCCACCATCCGCATCACCAGCGGGCCGGCGATCAGCAAGCCGGGCGACCTGATGCACTGGCTGACCGAGATGAAACGCGGCGACGTGCTGTTCATCGACGAGATTCACCGGCTCAGCAAGCCCGTCGAGGAGTTCCTTTACTCGGCGATGGAGGATTTCCGAGTCGATTTCACCATCGACAGCGGGATCAGTGGCCGGACGGTTAACATCCCGCTGAAGCCGTTCACACTGATCGGGGCCACGACCCGGTCGGGGCTGCTGACCGGGGCGCTTCGTGACCGGTTCGGGATGCTGTTCCACTTCGACTTCTACCAGAAGGAGGATCTGGCCGAGATTCTGGCCCGGTCGGCGGGCAAGCTGAGGGTGCCGGCCGAGGCGGCGGCTCTGGCGACGATTGCCGGGCGTTCGCGAGGCACGCCGCGGGTGGCGAATCGGTTGCTCAAGCGGACCCGCGACTTTGCCCAGGTTCGGGCTGAGGGTCGGCTTACGCCGGGGGTTGTGGACAAGGCCCTCGATCTGCAGGGCATCGACAAGCTCGGACTGGACGATCTGGACCGGGCGTTCCTCAGCACGCTGATCCAGGTCTACCGGGGTGGACCGGCCGGCATTGAGGCCCTGGCGGCGACGCTCGGCCAGGAGCGAGATACGCTTGAGGACGTGGTCGAGCCGTATCTGCTGCAGATCGGGTTCGTGATCCGGACGAAGCAGGGGCGGGTGGCCACCCAGGCCGGTTACGGGCACCTCGGTACACCGTACGCCGCCCCTGGGCAGCCGGTCTCCGAGGCCCAGGGCCAGCTCTTCGACGAGTCTTGA
- a CDS encoding 3-deoxy-7-phosphoheptulonate synthase: MSKAARHSSPGWGASKPREEETAPVSGWAVRQRTENLNVTHTIPLVCPRELKTELPMTLPANRTVVESRDMIRQILGGFDRRLLVVIGPCSIHDEKAALEYAGRLCELSRKVSEQFFVVMRVYFEKPRTTIGWKGLINDPLLDGSFAMETGLRKARRLLLAITEMGLPTATEMLDPITPQYIADLISWASLGARTTESQTHRQMASGLSMPVGYKNSTEGNLQVAIDAMQSARHAHSFLGIDDDGRTAIIKTRGNRWGHMILRGGRNGPNYDPKNVADATARLRKACLPAVVMVDCSHANSNKKFQNQELVWRSVLEQQITGNPSLIGLLVESNLCEGSQPFIDDPTKLRYGVSITDECLGWEKTEEMLLGGAKMLKEAASRSL, translated from the coding sequence ATGAGCAAGGCAGCCAGACACAGCAGCCCAGGCTGGGGAGCGTCGAAACCCCGGGAGGAGGAGACGGCTCCCGTCTCTGGCTGGGCAGTGCGGCAGCGGACCGAGAACCTCAACGTCACCCATACGATCCCCCTGGTCTGCCCTCGGGAACTGAAAACCGAGCTTCCCATGACCTTACCGGCCAACCGCACGGTGGTCGAGAGCCGCGACATGATCCGGCAGATTCTCGGCGGCTTCGATCGCCGGTTGCTGGTGGTCATCGGTCCTTGTTCCATCCATGACGAGAAGGCGGCTCTCGAATATGCCGGTCGCCTCTGCGAGCTGAGTCGGAAGGTGTCCGAGCAGTTCTTCGTGGTCATGCGCGTCTACTTCGAGAAACCGCGGACCACCATCGGTTGGAAGGGCTTGATCAACGACCCTCTCCTGGACGGATCATTCGCGATGGAGACGGGTCTGAGGAAGGCACGCCGCCTCCTGCTGGCCATCACCGAGATGGGCCTGCCAACGGCCACCGAGATGCTCGACCCGATCACTCCACAGTATATCGCCGACCTGATCAGCTGGGCCTCGCTGGGCGCCCGGACCACCGAATCACAGACCCATCGCCAAATGGCCAGCGGGCTGTCCATGCCCGTCGGCTACAAGAACAGCACCGAGGGAAATCTCCAGGTCGCCATCGACGCAATGCAGTCTGCCCGGCACGCCCACAGCTTTCTGGGGATCGACGACGACGGACGCACCGCGATCATCAAGACCCGTGGCAACCGCTGGGGGCACATGATTCTCCGTGGCGGCCGCAACGGGCCGAACTACGACCCCAAGAACGTGGCCGACGCCACCGCCCGGCTGCGCAAAGCCTGCCTCCCCGCCGTGGTCATGGTCGACTGCAGCCACGCTAACTCCAACAAGAAATTCCAGAACCAGGAGCTGGTCTGGCGCAGCGTCCTCGAGCAGCAGATCACCGGCAACCCCTCGCTCATCGGCCTGCTGGTCGAGAGCAATCTCTGCGAGGGTAGCCAGCCATTCATCGACGATCCGACCAAGCTCCGGTATGGCGTCTCCATCACCGACGAGTGCCTTGGGTGGGAAAAGACCGAGGAGATGCTCCTGGGAGGTGCCAAGATGCTGAAGGAAGCAGCGTCGAGGAGCCTGTAA
- the ruvC gene encoding crossover junction endodeoxyribonuclease RuvC, which produces MARNVHIVCGLDPGLRITGYGVLRVDDGEDTVQVVDAGVIRCSTHESLALRLAELAAGVDEVLDEHDVDTVAVEQIYSHYQRPRTAILMAHARGVLLLEAARRECRILHLPSTTVKRHLTGSGRASKEQMQAAVANTLSLSARPEPPDVADALAVALCAVGVMQHPARIAPVNDDLLTQ; this is translated from the coding sequence ATGGCCAGGAATGTCCATATTGTGTGCGGGTTGGATCCCGGGCTTCGGATCACAGGATATGGTGTCCTCCGCGTGGATGACGGCGAGGACACTGTTCAGGTCGTGGACGCCGGGGTGATACGCTGCTCGACGCACGAATCGCTGGCTTTGCGGCTGGCGGAGCTAGCAGCCGGCGTGGACGAGGTTCTGGACGAGCACGACGTTGATACCGTGGCCGTCGAACAGATTTACTCGCACTATCAGCGGCCGCGGACGGCGATTCTCATGGCCCATGCTCGCGGAGTGTTGCTGCTCGAGGCTGCCCGGCGAGAATGCCGTATTCTGCACCTGCCGTCGACGACGGTGAAGCGGCATCTGACCGGTAGTGGGCGGGCGAGCAAGGAACAGATGCAGGCGGCGGTCGCGAATACACTGTCGCTTAGTGCCCGGCCGGAGCCGCCGGATGTGGCCGACGCTCTGGCTGTTGCCCTGTGTGCCGTCGGCGTGATGCAGCACCCGGCCCGGATCGCACCGGTCAACGACGATCTGCTCACTCAGTAG
- a CDS encoding response regulator, whose protein sequence is MPASILVVDDMVDNVRLLNGLLDVRGYEVRSATDGARALASATAEPPDLILLDIRMPGLDGYEVCRRLKADPATADIPVVFLSAAKESFDKIEAFAAGGVDYVTKPFEAEEVLARVSTHVALSRLRRELKQANEGLEEKVAARTAELAAANERLRREIADRIRVEQERTSLQEMLHQAQKMEAVGQLAGGIAHDFSNLLTVILGNIDIVLDRLPDQPVVRDAAAVIQDAAEQAVNVTRSLLAFARRLPCDRKKVCLQEVIKSSCKMLHRLLPSGIQVLIDTQPEPLWIDADSTQIQQIILNLAINARDAMPGGGTLQLSALSDEPPPAPGSPGTTVQPPRACLVVADTGTGIPEEILPRLFEPFFSTKPRGQGTGLGLSIVHGIVENHSGAIEVQSEVGRGAVFKLWFPRIEAPEPKQLAGPAPPTARGSGEVILVAEDDPFVRDTFSSVLHQLGYEVISVADGSALLDQWQADQERIRMVITDNEMPGRSGIDCSRVLRGQGATIPIVITTGTLDDATELRADERTVLVRKPFRMDELALLVERLLKLADSREPSPAET, encoded by the coding sequence ATGCCCGCGAGTATCCTGGTCGTCGATGACATGGTCGACAACGTCCGGCTGCTCAACGGACTTCTGGACGTACGGGGCTATGAGGTGCGCTCGGCCACGGACGGCGCGCGAGCCCTCGCTTCCGCCACGGCGGAGCCGCCCGATCTCATCCTGCTGGATATTCGCATGCCAGGGCTGGACGGCTACGAGGTGTGTCGTCGGCTGAAGGCCGACCCCGCAACCGCCGACATCCCGGTGGTCTTCCTCAGCGCGGCCAAGGAGTCATTCGACAAGATCGAGGCGTTCGCCGCAGGCGGCGTTGACTATGTGACCAAACCCTTCGAAGCGGAGGAAGTGCTCGCCCGGGTCTCAACCCATGTGGCCCTGAGCCGGTTGAGACGCGAGCTGAAGCAGGCAAACGAAGGACTCGAGGAAAAAGTGGCGGCCAGGACCGCCGAGCTGGCCGCCGCCAACGAGCGGCTCCGTCGCGAGATCGCCGACCGGATTCGAGTTGAACAGGAGCGGACCTCCCTCCAGGAGATGCTCCACCAGGCCCAGAAGATGGAGGCCGTGGGCCAACTGGCCGGCGGCATCGCTCACGATTTCAGCAATCTGCTTACGGTGATTCTGGGCAATATCGACATCGTCCTCGATCGCCTGCCCGATCAGCCGGTCGTGCGCGATGCTGCCGCGGTGATCCAGGATGCCGCCGAACAGGCCGTGAACGTCACGCGATCACTGCTCGCCTTCGCTCGCAGGTTGCCATGTGACAGGAAGAAGGTCTGCCTGCAGGAGGTCATCAAGTCATCCTGCAAGATGCTCCATCGTCTCTTGCCTTCAGGTATTCAGGTTCTGATCGATACCCAGCCGGAACCGCTGTGGATCGACGCCGACTCCACGCAAATCCAGCAGATCATCCTGAACCTCGCAATCAACGCTCGAGACGCCATGCCCGGCGGCGGCACGCTTCAGCTCTCGGCCTTGTCCGACGAGCCTCCGCCAGCTCCGGGATCACCCGGGACCACGGTGCAGCCGCCCCGCGCCTGCCTGGTCGTGGCCGATACGGGCACGGGCATACCCGAAGAGATCCTGCCACGACTGTTCGAGCCGTTCTTCTCCACCAAGCCCCGAGGGCAGGGCACCGGGTTGGGACTCTCGATCGTCCATGGAATCGTGGAAAACCACAGCGGCGCCATCGAGGTTCAATCGGAGGTCGGGCGGGGAGCAGTCTTCAAGCTCTGGTTCCCTCGCATCGAGGCTCCCGAACCGAAGCAGCTCGCGGGCCCGGCACCCCCTACCGCGCGTGGCAGCGGTGAAGTGATCCTGGTGGCGGAGGACGACCCCTTTGTGCGGGACACCTTCTCGAGCGTGCTCCATCAGCTGGGGTACGAGGTCATATCAGTGGCGGATGGATCCGCTCTGCTGGACCAGTGGCAAGCGGACCAGGAGCGCATCCGAATGGTGATTACAGACAACGAGATGCCTGGCCGAAGCGGCATCGATTGTTCCCGAGTACTTCGCGGGCAGGGGGCAACCATTCCGATTGTCATCACCACCGGTACTCTCGACGATGCCACCGAATTACGCGCCGACGAGAGAACCGTGCTTGTCCGCAAGCCGTTTCGCATGGACGAACTCGCTCTCTTGGTCGAGCGATTGCTGAAACTGGCCGACTCGAGAGAGCCGTCACCCGCCGAAACGTGA
- the cysS gene encoding cysteine--tRNA ligase, with the protein MSLKIYNTMSQQKELFVPVRPGKVGIYLCGPTVYKPSHIGHAVGPIIFDTVKRYLSYKGFGVVWIVNITDVDDKLIEEAKAEGCTVPELAARVTSSYLKALEQLGVHGIDQMPKASEHIGEIVAMCQKLIEKKAAYVSGGDVYFDVTADSDYGKLSHRKGEEQVAGSRELAGGEKRNPGDFALWKAAKPGEPAEVQYDSPWGKGRPGWHIECSAMSGKYLGETFDIHGGGMDLIFPHHENEIAQSETCHEAPFAKYWMHNNLTRFKTKKISKSDPEMQKKMADLTLGSLLSRYPAELLRFVVLSTHYRRPIEFSDEELEAKQKGLEAFYRLFERIQRVSGHSPYESGPDLAQVHSAVENDVEKDFVFGGLDYQNRFLEAMDDDFNTGAAVGILFEMVTAINRFMDDHRMETADNTKLASLAAAATQTLRGLCKLLGLFERSPAKPDTGGKLVEELMQVLIAVRAEARKSKQYALSDMVRDQLAAVGIRLEDRPDGTSWRQGN; encoded by the coding sequence ATGTCGCTGAAGATCTATAACACGATGTCCCAACAGAAGGAGTTGTTTGTGCCGGTTCGGCCGGGCAAGGTGGGCATCTACCTGTGTGGACCAACGGTTTACAAACCCAGCCACATCGGGCACGCGGTCGGTCCGATCATTTTCGACACGGTCAAGCGTTACCTCAGCTACAAGGGCTTTGGCGTCGTCTGGATCGTGAACATCACCGATGTGGACGACAAGCTCATCGAGGAGGCCAAGGCCGAGGGTTGCACTGTTCCCGAACTGGCGGCCCGAGTCACGAGCAGTTATCTCAAGGCCCTAGAACAGCTTGGGGTGCACGGCATTGACCAGATGCCCAAGGCGAGCGAGCACATCGGTGAAATCGTAGCCATGTGCCAGAAGCTGATCGAGAAGAAGGCCGCGTACGTATCCGGCGGGGATGTCTACTTCGATGTGACCGCGGATTCCGACTATGGCAAGCTCTCGCACCGCAAGGGTGAGGAGCAAGTCGCCGGCTCGCGCGAGCTGGCCGGCGGAGAGAAGCGTAATCCCGGTGACTTTGCCCTGTGGAAGGCTGCCAAGCCTGGCGAACCGGCCGAGGTCCAGTACGATTCGCCGTGGGGCAAGGGCCGGCCCGGCTGGCACATCGAGTGCTCGGCCATGAGTGGCAAGTATCTGGGCGAGACGTTCGATATCCACGGCGGCGGGATGGACCTCATCTTTCCCCACCACGAGAACGAGATTGCCCAATCGGAGACCTGCCATGAGGCTCCGTTCGCCAAGTACTGGATGCACAACAATCTGACTCGTTTCAAGACCAAGAAGATCAGCAAGTCGGACCCCGAGATGCAGAAGAAGATGGCCGACCTGACGCTGGGCAGCCTGCTGAGCAGGTACCCGGCCGAACTGCTCCGCTTCGTGGTCTTGAGCACTCACTATCGTCGGCCGATCGAGTTCTCCGATGAAGAGCTGGAGGCCAAGCAGAAAGGGCTGGAGGCGTTCTACCGGCTATTCGAGCGGATCCAGCGCGTCAGCGGCCACAGTCCGTACGAAAGCGGACCCGACCTCGCACAGGTCCACAGCGCGGTTGAGAACGACGTCGAGAAGGACTTCGTTTTCGGCGGACTCGACTATCAGAACCGGTTCCTGGAGGCGATGGACGACGACTTCAACACCGGCGCCGCGGTCGGCATCCTGTTCGAAATGGTCACGGCCATCAACCGGTTCATGGACGATCACCGGATGGAGACGGCCGACAACACCAAGCTGGCCTCCCTGGCCGCCGCGGCGACCCAGACGCTTCGCGGCCTGTGCAAGCTGCTCGGCCTGTTCGAGCGGTCTCCGGCCAAGCCGGACACGGGCGGCAAGCTGGTCGAGGAGCTCATGCAGGTCCTCATTGCGGTACGAGCCGAGGCCCGCAAGAGCAAGCAGTATGCCCTGTCCGACATGGTTCGTGACCAGTTGGCCGCGGTCGGAATCCGGCTTGAGGATCGGCCGGACGGTACGAGCTGGAGGCAGGGGAACTGA
- the rpsD gene encoding 30S ribosomal protein S4, producing MGNYCGPKVRLSRSLGVPIAETPKHINLKRTTRPGQHGFRPVRRTLYGRQLAEKQKLAFYYNIRNTQLHRYLEQAGKSKGNTQEALQQLLESRLDNVIRRCGWARTIWQARQLVSHGHFLVNGKKVDRPGLGVSAGDMINVKDKSKAFIKGCAEMCADAVVPSWLAVDTAKGEAQVTRLPNPEDVRLPFEVDYARVIEFYTR from the coding sequence ATGGGTAACTACTGCGGGCCGAAAGTTCGCCTGAGCCGAAGCCTCGGCGTGCCGATTGCGGAAACTCCCAAGCACATCAATCTGAAACGCACCACCCGGCCAGGCCAGCACGGCTTCCGCCCGGTGCGACGCACGCTGTACGGCCGTCAGCTCGCGGAGAAGCAGAAGCTCGCATTCTACTACAACATCCGCAACACACAGCTTCACCGCTATCTCGAGCAGGCCGGCAAGTCAAAGGGCAATACCCAGGAGGCTCTCCAGCAGCTGCTCGAATCCCGGTTGGACAACGTCATCCGGCGTTGTGGGTGGGCCCGAACCATCTGGCAGGCTCGCCAACTCGTGTCCCACGGGCATTTCCTGGTCAACGGCAAGAAGGTCGACCGTCCCGGCCTGGGCGTCAGCGCCGGCGACATGATCAACGTGAAAGACAAGAGCAAAGCCTTCATCAAGGGTTGTGCCGAGATGTGCGCCGACGCGGTCGTGCCTAGCTGGCTGGCCGTCGACACCGCCAAGGGCGAGGCTCAGGTGACCCGCCTTCCGAACCCCGAAGACGTTCGTCTGCCCTTTGAGGTGGACTACGCGAGAGTTATAGAGTTCTACACACGCTGA
- the hisN gene encoding histidinol-phosphatase, with protein sequence MNEGELKGRLELAVEAGRMAGEHTLKYFHRPDLEVERKRDGTPVTVADREAEGLLRERIASAFPRDAIVGEEMADRPGVSGYRWILDPIDGTKSFIHGVPLYGTLVGVEHERRCVIGVIVLPGLDEYVYGAWGLGAWHGRGEQSPVRARVSSVNRMSEALFCTTGVSGFVKENRYDVYEALRRRCQLTRGWGDCYGYVLVATGRAEIMIDPELSLWDMAALPAILEEAGGTFTDWQGTPTIYGKQGVATNGQLLSEVLAITGAK encoded by the coding sequence ATGAACGAGGGCGAGTTGAAGGGGCGACTGGAGCTGGCGGTGGAAGCCGGGCGGATGGCTGGGGAACACACGCTTAAGTACTTCCATCGTCCGGACCTCGAGGTGGAGCGCAAGCGCGACGGCACGCCGGTCACGGTAGCCGACCGTGAGGCCGAGGGACTGCTTCGCGAGCGGATCGCCTCGGCGTTTCCGCGGGATGCCATCGTCGGCGAGGAGATGGCCGACCGGCCGGGGGTTTCCGGCTATCGTTGGATTCTCGATCCGATCGACGGCACGAAGTCGTTCATTCACGGTGTTCCGCTCTACGGGACGCTGGTGGGAGTGGAGCACGAGCGTCGCTGCGTGATCGGTGTGATTGTGCTGCCCGGGCTGGACGAATACGTTTACGGCGCCTGGGGTCTGGGCGCCTGGCACGGGCGGGGTGAGCAGTCTCCGGTTCGTGCCCGCGTTTCCTCGGTCAACCGCATGTCGGAGGCGTTGTTCTGCACGACCGGGGTAAGCGGTTTCGTGAAGGAGAATCGCTACGACGTTTACGAGGCTCTTCGTCGTCGCTGCCAGCTGACTCGCGGCTGGGGTGACTGCTATGGGTATGTGCTGGTGGCGACCGGGCGGGCGGAGATCATGATCGACCCGGAGTTGAGTCTCTGGGACATGGCTGCCTTACCTGCCATCCTGGAGGAAGCCGGGGGGACGTTCACCGACTGGCAAGGCACACCCACCATCTACGGCAAGCAGGGTGTCGCGACCAACGGGCAACTGCTTTCGGAAGTACTGGCGATCACCGGAGCGAAGTAG